In the Leclercia adecarboxylata genome, ATAAAGCAATAAATGTTCTCAGGCCCGCTCCGCAGAAAACAAGGGTCATAAAAAGCGTCTGCCGCCCGTCCTGATCTGAGACGCCTGTATACCAGCCTGAGAAAGTTCCGGGTGACGGAAAGGGCAGAAATGTTCAGGAAACGCGACCGGATCATAATCCCGGAATGCCATCAGGTTATCCTGAATCACGGCATTTCCCCGCCAGGGCTCAGGCTCATACACGACAGATATTGTATTCAGGGTTCCGGTCACAACGCTTTCTTACACACAGGACTGTATATGCGGCTCAGAAAATTAAAACTTACGAACTTCAGAGGCTACAGAAACTCCACTGAGATCATTTTTGATGAAGGCATGACGGGCATTGTCGGCCGAAATGACTTCGGGAAATCAACGCTTCCGGAAGCGCTGGCTATATTTTTTGAAACAGAAGGAATTAAGTCAGGAAAAAACATAGCAGGTGCATATATTGCGCCCCACAATACAGGAACTGGGGACAAAATATAAAAAACCCGAAATTAATCGGGTTTTAATTATTTGACGTTTAACAGGCTCCCGTGCCCGGGAGTGATTTAAATTTACGCTTATCATGGCGTTTTTGCAATTGTTATTTTTGGCTGTCTAGCCATTTATTCATTTGCCCGATTTCACCTTTCTGCGCTTTTATGATGTCCTGCGCAAGCTTTCTCATTTCGGGATCTTTTCCGTATTTGAGCTCGGTTTCCGCCATGGCAATTGCCCCTTCATGGTGTGCAACCATACCTTTTGCAAAGGCCTTGTCGGGATCGGACTCATTAACGGCGGCCATCATTTTGTCATGCATGTCTTTCATGCCCTTCATATATTCCTGCGACGATGCCGATGAGGACATATCTGACATTTTCATGTCCGAATGTTCGGCAGAAATGGCTGGCAGGGATAACATTAATATAACAAAAAGGGTGTTTTTGATTTTCATTTAATAAATCCTTTTCAGGTAGGTACCGGTTAATTGTAGCTGAGTCAGATAAAAAAGCCCCCTGATGGGGGCAAAATGTCACAACATATCCGGTTAAGGAATAATCTATCAAGGAAAGGGTAAAAGCACGGATACTACAGTCGCATTCAGCCTGCATTCATCATGCGGCGATGCGCTTCGGCCATGGCCTGATGTGGGCCAGACTGACCGTTATTCATGAATTCATGGGCTATCGCCGCTCTTTCATGCTCATCCATCGCGGCATACGACGTTGACGGCGCGGTAGGGGAAACGGAGTTATTTCCCATCATCTTCTGATGACTTTCCACCATTTTCTGGTGCCCATCCGCCGATCCGTTCGTCATGGTTTCATGAGCAATAACGGCCTGTTCATGCTGATTCATAC is a window encoding:
- a CDS encoding DUF305 domain-containing protein, encoding MKIKNTLFVILMLSLPAISAEHSDMKMSDMSSSASSQEYMKGMKDMHDKMMAAVNESDPDKAFAKGMVAHHEGAIAMAETELKYGKDPEMRKLAQDIIKAQKGEIGQMNKWLDSQK
- the silE gene encoding silver-binding protein SilE, encoding MKNIVLAAVMGLGLISSAWASETIDIHEQVNNAQAPAHQIQSASATNAIKGSTPQMASMNQHEQAVIAHETMTNGSADGHQKMVESHQKMMGNNSVSPTAPSTSYAAMDEHERAAIAHEFMNNGQSGPHQAMAEAHRRMMNAG